A stretch of Fusarium poae strain DAOMC 252244 chromosome 2, whole genome shotgun sequence DNA encodes these proteins:
- a CDS encoding hypothetical protein (SECRETED:SignalP(1-21)) gives MKFTLLTQAALAISSITGVVASPTPGAVTDSALDKRRDCSLTIKYDKVFVEDGMDRYRHWLITEPREDKHLQFFCEATYHAQFMYNRQCYWGDDGKYYVDVSVARGPAGHKYLMSAYNGASEDYERLTQCHAIREF, from the exons ATGAAGTTCACTCTCCTCACCCAGGCTGCTCTAGCCATCTCTTCCATCACTGGAGTTGTTGCCTCTCCTACTCCTGGTGCTGTCACTG ACTCTGCACTTGACAAGCGCAGAGATTGTTCGTTGACAATCAAGTATGACAAGGTCTTTGTTGAGGATGGTATGGATAGATATCGCCATTGGCTCATCACCGAGCCCCGCGAAGACAAGCATCTCCAATTCTTCTGCGAGGCAACCTATCATGCCCAGTTCATGTACAACAGACAATGCTACTGGGGTGATGATGGAAAGTACTACGTTGATGTGAGCGTGGCCAGAGGTCCTGCCGGTCATAA ATACCTTATGAGCGCATACAACGGAGCGAGTGAAGACTATGAAAGACTTACCCAATGCCATGCCATCAGGGAGTTCTAG
- a CDS encoding hypothetical protein (SECRETED:SignalP(1-16)), translating into MKFSILTLAAAVPALAATVPASANTAQVDKRANCKLTLQWLDNWSEDALRRYRVQLITEPRNDDHIHKYCELLKADSYGVRNTQCFWTDDGKYVIDDSEGEGEPGHTLYLKYFGNAAKYFEWATGCDTVRNL; encoded by the exons ATGAAGTTCTCAATCCTCACTCTTGCCGCAGCTGTCCCTGCTCTTGCTGCCACCGTTCCCGCTTCTGCCAATACTGCTCAAG TTGACAAGCGCGCCAACTGCAAGCTGACCCTCCAATGGCTCGACAACTGGAGTGAAGATGCCTTGAGAAGATACCGAGTGCAGCTCATCACTGAGCCGCGAAATGATGACCACATTCATAAATACTGCGAGCTCTTGAAGGCAGATTCCTACGGTGTTCGCAACACGCAATGCTTCTGGACAGATGACGGAAAGTATGTCATTGACGACAGTGAAGGTGAAGGCGAGCCCGGTCATAC TCTGTACTTGAAGTACTTCGGAAACGCTGCGAAATACTTTGAATGGGCCACTGGGTGTGACACTGTTCGAAACCTTTAA
- a CDS encoding hypothetical protein (TransMembrane:11 (o90-113i120-141o147-170i182-201o213-232i281-304o316-337i344-364o376-395i407-427o439-462i)) — MSTTGLDRLGSTSPDPGASSRDNHALLDMVDGEEGITRGRSHGEAKGAAADLMRRLGVSPERRIKVTPEDDARVLKRIDMVVLPLMLAVYFLQGDIVYVAQLIAQFPLAWLLVKLPIGKFTACMVTLWGLTLTFMAGAHTFHSLLFARFWLGAFEASIAPSFVAITQMFWRRREQPLRMSYWYAMNGFTGVFGSLATWWLAQLPLGLKPYQTIFVAFGIITVCFSTVLFSYMPDSPAEAKFLDKHDKLIAIERLRMNQTGVMSRQWRWDHFWETMRDVKTWLWFALIFSISVPSGGVGSFGPLLIKSFGFDSFEAILFNAPFGIVQLISTVGGSYVATKYHKKGPVIAFLAIFPIIGCMIMLSTPHTPDGRNTLLGGYYMISVFPGIIPLIYSWASSNTAGDTKSKCNSSVLFIGQSLGNIIGPLLYKPSEAPEYHRGLSWNLLLYMAIEGLVVLTSMYLTYLNRDHSRRRVLAGKDAVIVDYSLYSPEEADRLRRAKATDGQTVESAKDGTVGDRAFDDLTDLMNDEFLYIF; from the exons ATGTCAACTACAGGTTTGGACCGTCTGGGCTCCACTTCCCCAGACCCAGGCGCGTCATCACGCGATAACCACGCCCTTCTCGACATGGTGGATGGGGAAGAGGGGATCACGAGAGGGAGAAGTCATGGCGAAGCCAAAGGTGCTGCTGCGGATCTAATGCGACGACTTGGAGTCTCCCCTGAGCGACGAATTAAAGTTACGCCTGAAGATGATGCCCGAGTTCTCAAGAGAATTGATATGGTTGTTCTGCCTCTTATGCTGGCAGTTTACTTCCTCCAAGGCGA CATCGTCTACGTGGCTCAACTAATCGCTCAGTTTCCGCTAGCATGGCTTCTCGTCAAACTTCCCATTGGCAAGTTCACCGCGTGCATGGTGACTCTCTGGGGTCTCACACTCACATTCATGGCTGGCGCACATACTTTCCATAGTCTGCTGTTCGCCAGGTTTTGGCTCGGCGCGTTTGAGGCAAGTATTGCACCTAGCTTTGTGGCCATCACGCAAATGTTTTGGAGAAGACGAGAACAGCCGTTGAGAATGAGTTATTGGTATGCCATGAATGGATTTACAGGTGTT TTTGGAAGTTTGGCAACTTGGTGGCTTGCACAGCTGCCATTGGGATTGAAGCCATACCAG ACCATATTTGTTGCCTTTGGCATCATCACAGTTTGCTTCTCAACGGTATTGTTCTCATACATGCCCGATTCTCCAGCAGAAGCAAAATTCCTTGATAAGCATGATAAACTCATCGCTATCGAGAGATTGAGAATGAACCAGACGGGCGTCATGTCGCGTCAATGGCGGTGGGATCATTTCTGGGAGACTATGCGAGATGTCAAGACTTGGCTGTGGTTTGCTCTCATCTTCAGCATATC TGTTCCCTCTGGTGGTGTTGGCTCCTTTGGTCCTCTCCTCATCAAATCATTCGGCTTCGATTCCTTTGAGGCTATTCTGTTCAATGCGCCTTTTGGTATCGTTCAACTCATTTCTACTGTTGGAGGGTCTTATGTGGCGACCAAATATCACAAAAAAGGCCCCGTGATTGCTTTCCTGGCTATCTTTCCGATCATAGGCTGCATGATTATGCTGTCCACGCCACATACACCTGATGGCAGGAATACACTTCTTGGTGGTTATTACATGATTTCTGTTTTTCCAGGAATAA TTCCTCTTATCTACTCATGGGCTTCCTCAAACACAGCTGGCGACACAAAGAGCAAATGTAATTCTTCAGTCCTTTTCATCGGCCAATCCCTCGGTAACATCATCGGTCCACTTCTATACAAGCCATCCGAAGCACCCGAGTACCACAGAGGTTTATCCTGGAACTTGCTTCTTTATATGGCGATTGAAGGTCTTGTTGTATTGACAAGCATGTATCTTACATATCTCAACCGCGACCACAGCCGTCGTCGCGTCTTGGCTGGGAAGGATGCTGTGATTGTTGACTATAGCTTGTACTCACCCGAAGAAGCTGATCGTCTTCGGAGAGCAAAAGCTACGGATGGACAGACTGTTGAGAGTGCTAAGGATGGAACAGTCGGAGACAGGGCTTTTGATGATTTGACGGACTTGATGAACGATGAGTTTCTGTACATCTTCTAA